One genomic window of Odocoileus virginianus isolate 20LAN1187 ecotype Illinois chromosome 8, Ovbor_1.2, whole genome shotgun sequence includes the following:
- the SERTM1 gene encoding serine-rich and transmembrane domain-containing protein 1, which yields MKMSEPDSSSAFSGSVENGTFLQLFPTSLSTSVDPSSGHLSNVYIYVSIFLSLLAFLLLLLIIALQRLKNIISSSSSYPEYPSDAGSSFTNLEVCSISSQRSTFSNLSS from the coding sequence ATGAAGATGTCTGAACCTGACTCTTCCTCTGCGTTCTCGGGGAGTGTGGAGAATGGAACTTTCCTCCAGCTGTTTCCCACATCCCTGTCCACATCGGTGGACCCATCCTCGGGCCACCTGTCAAATGTCTACATCTATGTGTCCATATTCCTCAGCCTGTTAGCCTTTCTGCTCCTGCTTTTAATCATCGCCCTCCAGAGGCTCAAAAATATCATCTCCTCCAGTTCCTCCTACCCGGAGTATCCAAGCGACGCTGGGAGTTCTTTCACCAACTTGGAAGTCTGCAGTATTTCCTCGCAAAGGTCCACTTTTTCAAACCTTTCCTCCTGA